A region from the Arthrobacter roseus genome encodes:
- a CDS encoding PLP-dependent aminotransferase family protein: MRPTRTAPVAARADQLVGSVIDSSTSLLAAQTHDVVRFAMGAPAAEVVPTELFREIASQIYTPDSFTYGATEGEPVLVHALLDYLAQTSEATSEERIVITSGGMQGLDLACKIYVDPGDVVIVESPTYTNGSATALSYGAELLEAPIDENGLIVEALPELVAAIGRTPKAIYTIPNFQNPSGTTLSLARRKALLELAHAWNAVIIDDDPYGLLRFTGEDIPGFRSLSPNDPLLFSVRTFSKILAPGLRVGWVDVDPSVRQLVINAKQAMDTCTNVPNQHIVAEFICRGGLDEHLAGLRNEYRTRKEAMLESIQRHLGGRVSTTDPDGGFFLWLTLRGDDARISTTALFETALAEGVAFIPGPALSPGGRFDDALRLCFASTTPERIEEGIIRLRRSLDLMREKV; encoded by the coding sequence ATGAGACCCACCCGTACCGCGCCCGTAGCGGCCCGCGCCGATCAGCTGGTCGGTTCTGTCATTGACTCGAGCACGTCGCTGCTGGCGGCGCAGACGCACGACGTCGTCCGGTTCGCCATGGGCGCACCAGCTGCGGAGGTGGTTCCCACCGAATTGTTCCGTGAGATTGCCTCGCAGATCTACACGCCGGACTCCTTTACCTATGGGGCCACCGAGGGAGAGCCTGTGCTCGTCCACGCTCTGCTGGACTATCTAGCGCAAACGTCGGAGGCCACCAGCGAGGAGCGGATTGTCATCACCTCTGGCGGCATGCAGGGCTTGGATCTGGCCTGCAAAATCTATGTTGACCCAGGTGATGTGGTCATTGTCGAGAGCCCCACCTACACGAACGGCAGTGCCACCGCCCTGAGTTACGGCGCAGAGCTTCTGGAAGCGCCGATCGACGAGAACGGGCTGATCGTGGAGGCGCTGCCGGAGCTGGTTGCTGCCATTGGACGGACGCCGAAGGCCATTTACACCATCCCGAACTTCCAGAATCCTTCCGGCACCACGCTTTCGCTCGCTCGCCGCAAGGCTCTGCTGGAACTCGCCCATGCCTGGAACGCGGTCATCATCGACGACGATCCTTACGGGCTGCTCCGCTTCACCGGCGAGGACATTCCCGGCTTCCGGAGCCTCAGCCCCAATGATCCGCTGCTGTTCTCCGTGCGCACGTTCTCGAAAATCCTGGCGCCCGGTCTACGGGTGGGCTGGGTGGACGTTGACCCATCTGTCCGCCAGCTAGTGATCAATGCCAAGCAGGCCATGGACACGTGCACCAACGTCCCCAACCAGCACATCGTTGCCGAGTTCATCTGCCGAGGCGGACTCGATGAACATCTGGCTGGCCTGCGCAACGAGTACCGCACCCGCAAGGAGGCGATGCTGGAGAGCATCCAGCGGCACCTAGGCGGACGCGTCTCCACCACGGACCCGGACGGCGGCTTCTTCCTCTGGCTGACCCTTCGCGGCGATGATGCCCGGATCTCCACCACCGCCTTGTTTGAGACGGCTCTCGCCGAAGGCGTCGCCTTCATCCCCGGGCCAGCCCTCTCACCCGGTGGAAGGTTCGACGACGCACTGCGGCTCTGCTTCGCCTCCACCACGCCCGAACGGATCGAGGAGGGCATCATCCGGTTGCGACGCTCCCTAGACCTGATGCGCGAGAAGGTCTGA
- a CDS encoding glucose-6-phosphate dehydrogenase yields the protein MDTSASSAGEDSPAIKTLLILGASGDLTARLLMPGLASLVAQGGAQDISLVGAGYDDWPQDKWRDQLKESFSEEDEHQVLERLAKNSEYHQVDVTSREELAKVLKAVEQPAAVYFALPPSITEKACNLLEPDDVPENTRFVMEKPFGADQVSARKLTATLEKLLPENHIYRVDHFRGTGTVLNILGLRFANHLLEPVWNNRHVDKVEIYFDEDLTLEGRAGFYDTTGAMRDMMQSHLLQVMAFITMDQPATLGERDVRDRVAELIRAAEVGPDYAKTTRRARYTAGKIGDRDVPNYVDEPGVDPDNNTETLAELEVHINNARWAGVPIILRSGKSLAKNQMEAMVTFKPLPHLPTGFTGTDTPTRIRIGLGPAKIQLEIDVNGPGDVYHLDRAALSAQLNETDLLPYGEVLQAVLTDNAMFFVRADTAVECWRIVEPVVNAWAENKVPLEEYAAGSNGPEDWATSRNETQL from the coding sequence ATGGACACCTCAGCTTCCTCCGCCGGCGAGGACAGCCCCGCTATCAAGACGCTCCTCATCCTCGGAGCATCCGGTGATCTGACGGCCCGGCTCCTGATGCCCGGGCTGGCAAGTCTCGTAGCCCAGGGCGGCGCCCAGGACATCAGCCTGGTTGGCGCGGGCTACGATGACTGGCCGCAGGACAAGTGGCGCGATCAGCTCAAAGAATCCTTCAGCGAAGAAGATGAACATCAGGTCCTGGAACGACTAGCCAAAAACAGTGAGTACCACCAAGTGGACGTCACCTCCAGGGAAGAACTGGCGAAGGTTCTCAAAGCGGTGGAACAACCGGCCGCGGTCTACTTTGCTCTGCCACCGTCCATCACGGAAAAGGCCTGCAACCTGCTGGAGCCGGATGATGTTCCTGAGAACACCCGCTTTGTCATGGAAAAACCGTTCGGTGCTGACCAGGTTTCTGCCCGGAAACTCACCGCGACCCTTGAGAAGCTACTGCCGGAGAATCATATTTACCGGGTGGATCACTTCCGCGGTACGGGAACCGTCCTGAATATCCTGGGCCTCCGCTTCGCCAACCACCTGTTGGAGCCTGTCTGGAACAACCGTCACGTGGACAAAGTGGAGATCTACTTTGATGAGGATCTGACCCTCGAGGGCCGCGCCGGCTTCTATGACACCACCGGGGCCATGCGCGACATGATGCAGAGTCACCTACTGCAGGTCATGGCCTTCATCACCATGGATCAGCCTGCAACACTCGGCGAGCGCGACGTCCGTGACCGAGTGGCCGAGCTGATCCGTGCGGCCGAGGTTGGTCCCGACTATGCGAAGACTACGCGCCGAGCCCGCTACACGGCGGGGAAAATTGGCGACCGGGACGTCCCCAATTACGTCGATGAGCCGGGCGTTGATCCGGACAACAATACGGAGACGCTGGCCGAGCTTGAAGTTCACATCAACAATGCGCGGTGGGCTGGCGTCCCGATCATTCTCCGTTCCGGAAAGTCTCTGGCCAAAAATCAGATGGAAGCCATGGTGACGTTCAAGCCCCTCCCCCATCTACCGACAGGGTTCACGGGTACTGATACCCCAACGCGGATCAGAATAGGTTTGGGTCCGGCGAAAATCCAACTGGAAATAGACGTCAACGGCCCGGGTGATGTCTACCATCTGGATCGCGCAGCGCTGTCGGCTCAGCTCAACGAGACGGACCTGTTGCCGTACGGAGAGGTGCTCCAGGCCGTCCTGACGGACAATGCCATGTTCTTTGTTCGCGCCGACACCGCGGTGGAGTGCTGGCGGATCGTTGAACCCGTAGTTAACGCCTGGGCGGAGAACAAAGTCCCCCTCGAAGAGTACGCTGCAGGTTCCAATGGTCCGGAGGATTGGGCTACATCGCGGAACGAGACTCAGCTGTAG
- a CDS encoding M20 family metallopeptidase codes for MAGTDVERAVLDRIRQEDLVSLTCDLITAGGENPGGTEARRVAVLQAACQAAGLDVALQEVTPERSNLIATLPGGEGPPLMFLGHSDVVPAGDGWDHPAFEPILKGGRIFGRGSTDMLGGLAAVVLALRAIGESGARPPRPLQLVCTVDEEDLGLGIRHFTAGNVQAAACIVAEPTNLETVIGCRGDSYLEVRVTGRSAHSGRPEDGANAVDAASRILELVRADDARLRSQPDELLGSGTWSVGRIAGGEGTSMVAAECVAWIDRRLMPGEDAQFIVAALMRQVGEAGITGEGIAVEIDVTMEMPGFRTRAEAPLVQCALGAVSDVGWPGGVGGWTAGCDGGFIARDHGIPTIVLGPGEINEQAHQVNESVSVQQLHAAAQVYALLALRFG; via the coding sequence TTGGCTGGGACCGACGTCGAACGCGCGGTCCTTGACCGGATCCGGCAGGAGGACCTGGTCTCTCTGACCTGTGACCTGATTACCGCGGGAGGGGAGAATCCAGGCGGTACCGAGGCCCGGAGGGTCGCAGTGCTGCAGGCAGCCTGCCAAGCCGCCGGACTAGACGTCGCGTTACAGGAGGTAACACCAGAGCGTTCGAACCTCATCGCCACGCTGCCCGGAGGTGAGGGTCCCCCGCTCATGTTCCTTGGCCATTCCGACGTCGTCCCCGCCGGAGATGGGTGGGATCACCCGGCATTTGAACCGATTCTCAAGGGAGGGCGGATCTTCGGACGTGGGTCCACTGACATGCTGGGCGGGCTGGCCGCCGTCGTGCTTGCCCTCCGTGCCATCGGTGAATCCGGTGCGCGTCCGCCTCGGCCGCTGCAGCTCGTCTGCACGGTGGACGAGGAGGATCTGGGGCTCGGCATCCGCCATTTCACGGCCGGGAACGTTCAGGCCGCCGCGTGCATTGTGGCCGAGCCCACGAACCTGGAGACGGTGATTGGCTGCCGGGGTGATAGCTATCTGGAGGTCCGGGTCACCGGACGGTCCGCCCATTCAGGCCGACCGGAGGATGGGGCCAACGCCGTGGATGCGGCGTCCCGCATTCTGGAACTAGTCCGCGCCGACGATGCCCGGCTCCGATCCCAGCCCGATGAGCTGCTCGGCAGCGGAACGTGGAGCGTGGGCCGGATCGCCGGTGGCGAGGGAACGTCCATGGTCGCCGCTGAATGCGTGGCGTGGATTGACCGGCGATTGATGCCGGGTGAGGATGCGCAGTTCATCGTCGCGGCGCTCATGCGGCAGGTGGGCGAAGCGGGAATCACCGGCGAGGGTATCGCCGTGGAGATCGACGTGACCATGGAGATGCCCGGCTTCCGGACCCGCGCGGAGGCACCGTTGGTGCAGTGCGCGCTGGGTGCGGTGTCCGACGTCGGCTGGCCCGGCGGTGTAGGCGGATGGACGGCCGGGTGCGACGGCGGTTTCATTGCCCGCGATCACGGCATTCCCACCATTGTGCTGGGCCCGGGTGAGATCAACGAGCAGGCGCACCAGGTCAACGAGTCCGTGAGTGTGCAACAACTCCATGCGGCCGCGCAGGTTTACGCACTATTGGCGCTCCGCTTCGGCTGA
- a CDS encoding DUF3151 domain-containing protein, translating to MTENFRKNLMEPDATYLPEEPDVVSRLEAGDEALDLAAKFPASSLVWGILAEEAYAEGRVVESYAFARTGYHRGLDSLRGSGWRGTGPVPYSHEPNRGFLRSLFSLGRAAASIGELDEAERVAKFLRESDPEAVAQLEK from the coding sequence ATGACTGAAAATTTTCGTAAGAACCTGATGGAGCCGGACGCCACTTATCTTCCGGAGGAGCCCGACGTCGTCAGCCGGCTTGAAGCCGGCGACGAAGCTCTTGATCTGGCAGCGAAATTCCCTGCGTCGTCACTGGTATGGGGCATCCTCGCAGAGGAAGCGTACGCCGAGGGGCGTGTGGTGGAGTCCTACGCATTCGCGCGAACCGGATACCACCGCGGGTTGGACTCACTGCGCGGCAGCGGATGGCGTGGAACCGGACCAGTGCCGTATTCGCACGAGCCCAACCGCGGTTTCCTGCGTTCGCTGTTTTCACTGGGTCGTGCCGCGGCCAGCATCGGTGAGCTCGACGAAGCGGAGCGGGTGGCCAAGTTCCTCCGGGAATCGGATCCTGAAGCAGTAGCGCAGCTGGAAAAGTAA
- a CDS encoding M24 family metallopeptidase, giving the protein MLFTAGEYAQRLASVRQRMDAQGLSALLVTDPANIYYLCAYNAWSFYTPQVLFVPAQGDMILFTRDMDARGAFRTSWLPPDSIEAYPERYVHRPHLHPFDYVAYALRQRYLIAAATHGCVGLEMDSHFFSPKGYRALVNAIPEWTLVDCFELVNWVRLVKSPAEIQLMRKAAVVCNGAMKVAQESIEAGERQCDVAAAISHAQISGTPEIGGDYPAIVPLLPTGEEADTPHLTWNESRFTQGQAVVVELAGAYRRYHVPLARTFSIGTPSDDLARLADAVADGVKSVLDIIRPGVPVRELASTWNRTLAKYGLEKPSRLGYSIGIGYPPDWGERTVSIRSEDDSVLEENMTFHLMAGMWMDNYGFELSEPFRVSGSGVETFAAFPRELLQKGTCS; this is encoded by the coding sequence TTGTTGTTTACAGCCGGGGAGTACGCGCAAAGGCTGGCGAGCGTACGTCAGCGAATGGATGCTCAAGGGCTTTCTGCCCTGCTGGTCACGGACCCCGCCAATATCTACTATCTTTGCGCGTACAACGCGTGGTCTTTCTACACGCCGCAGGTTCTCTTTGTTCCCGCACAAGGGGACATGATCCTCTTCACCCGGGACATGGACGCACGGGGTGCCTTCCGTACCTCCTGGCTCCCGCCGGATTCCATCGAGGCCTACCCGGAACGCTATGTGCACCGTCCGCACCTGCATCCGTTCGACTACGTTGCCTACGCCCTGCGTCAGCGTTACCTGATCGCCGCAGCGACCCACGGCTGCGTTGGGTTGGAGATGGACTCTCACTTCTTCTCACCCAAGGGGTACCGGGCGCTGGTGAATGCCATTCCGGAGTGGACGCTGGTGGACTGTTTCGAGCTCGTCAATTGGGTTCGTCTCGTGAAGTCCCCCGCGGAAATTCAGTTGATGCGCAAGGCCGCCGTCGTCTGCAATGGGGCCATGAAGGTGGCGCAGGAAAGTATTGAGGCCGGCGAGCGCCAGTGCGACGTCGCGGCCGCCATTTCGCACGCACAGATTTCGGGGACGCCGGAGATCGGCGGAGATTACCCTGCGATTGTGCCGCTGCTTCCCACCGGGGAGGAGGCGGATACGCCTCACCTGACGTGGAACGAATCGCGCTTCACCCAGGGTCAGGCCGTCGTCGTCGAACTGGCGGGGGCCTACCGGCGGTATCACGTACCGCTGGCGCGAACATTCAGCATCGGGACGCCGTCGGACGATCTGGCTCGGTTGGCCGATGCCGTGGCGGACGGCGTCAAATCGGTGCTGGACATCATCCGTCCCGGCGTTCCTGTGCGCGAGCTCGCGTCCACCTGGAACAGGACGCTCGCCAAATACGGGCTGGAGAAGCCCTCACGCCTTGGCTACTCAATTGGTATCGGTTATCCCCCGGACTGGGGCGAAAGGACCGTGAGTATCCGGTCCGAGGATGACTCCGTGCTCGAGGAGAACATGACATTTCACCTGATGGCGGGCATGTGGATGGACAACTACGGATTCGAACTCTCGGAGCCGTTCCGCGTGAGCGGTAGCGGCGTGGAAACGTTCGCCGCGTTCCCCCGCGAACTGCTTCAGAAAGGAACATGTTCATGA